Below is a genomic region from Anoxybacillus flavithermus.
GCATCGATCGGTTCATATTGCTTTGTCGCAATAAATTTGTTTTTTAATTCAATTATTGTCATAATTATTCCTCCCCCTTTTTACCTAATCATAACACACAAAAAACAAGATGTGTTAAATTCGAAAAATTGAGAATTCCGACATCGATTGACATGATTAGTCACGAACCATTTTACTTCAAGCGAATACGATGTAATGAAAGGAGATGAAAACATATGTATCAATCGTGGCCTACGATGCAAATGCCACATATTCCACCAGTGAACTATTATCCATACTATTCTCAACCGATGTCGTTTCCAGCTCAGCCAGTCGTTCCGCCTGTTGCACCATCGATGTCTCCATTCGCTCCGCCAGCGGCTTCTCCTTTTGTACCGCCGATGTCTCCATTCGTTCCCGCCCCGAAACCGCCAAGCTTGCTTGAGCAGTTTAAAACAAAAGAGGGAACGTATGACATCACAAAAATGATGAATACGATGGGGCAGGCGGTGCAAGTGATGAACCAGATGAGCGGTCTCGTAAAAGGATTAACGCAAACGTTTAAATTGTAACGTTTGCGTTTTTTCTTGCATTTATTCGATTGGGATAAATGTTTTTCTCTGTGGGAGACGAATCGTGAGTTTGCCATCTTGAAATGATGCTTGAATGTCTGATTCACTTACAGGATAAGGAAGGAAAATCGATTTTGTCGCTCGTTCATACGTGCGCTTGCGCTGAACGAATTTCTTTTCGTCATCGATCGTTTCTATTTGCTCATCATAAATAACCGACAACAATAGACGTGTATTGTCTATAAACTGCAGATGGACGCGATCGCGTGTTGCATTCGGAAGATGGGCGATGATGACGTATTCTTCATTTGTTTCACGTACATCGATCGGGATATAGATCGGTGAAAATGTACGATGCACATATTCATCAAGCGTGTGCAACAGTTTTTTCAATGACTGATCATCAAAAAATGAATCAAGTATATGAGACAAATCTTTTTTCATCAATATCACTCCTTATGACATACGTTTGTTCGTAATATATGCAGGAAAAAATAAATTGTTCGCGAAACTTTTTATGTTGTGGTTCGTAAATATGTAAAAGAGATGAGAAAGGAAGAGAGCGTGTGCAAAGAAAACGAGAGAAAAATGAACGACCAAATGTGAAAAAAATCGTCAACAAATACAAAGAAAAAGGAATGAATATTAGCTTATGTAAACCACGTTCAGCCATCAAATGGCTTTTTGTGCAAAACAGTTGCCTTTTTCCACACATATGATACAATGAAACTAAAGTTCATACATGTCAAGAGACGAAGAGAGACCATACATGCATAATAAGCAAAACTTATTGTGCTTGTTTTGGTCTCTTTTTGTTTTTACAAGGGGGAATGATGATGTTTTCAGCAAAAAGACGACTGCAAATGATAGAAGAAATGAGCCAAACGACGTACGATGTGCTGATTATTGGCGGGGGAATTACCGGCTGTGGCATTGCGCTCGATGCAGCGACGCGCGGCATGAAAACAGCATTGATTGAGATGCAAGATTTCGCCGCTGGCACATCGAGTCGTTCAACGAAGCTCGTTCATGGAGGATTACGCTATTTAAAACAGTTTGAAGTGAAAATGGTAGCAGAAGTCGGGAAAGAGCGAGCCATCGTATATGAAAACGGTCCTCATGTGACGACGCCGGAATGGATGTTATTGCCGATTCATCGCGGCGGCACGTTCGGGAAATGGAGCACGTCGATTGGATTATGGGTATATGATCATTTAGCACGCGTTAAAAAAGAAGAGCGGCGAACGATGTTATCGGCGCATGAAACGTTACAAAAAGAACCATTAATTAAACGAGATGAACTGCTCGGTGGCGGGTATTATGTTGAGTATCGCACAGATGATGCACGTTTGACGATTGAAGTAATTAAAAAAGCAGTAGAATGCGGGGCGCATGCTGTCAACTACGTGAAGGCGGAGTCGTTTTTGTACGATAAAAATGGGCGCAT
It encodes:
- a CDS encoding spore coat-like protein, whose translation is MYQSWPTMQMPHIPPVNYYPYYSQPMSFPAQPVVPPVAPSMSPFAPPAASPFVPPMSPFVPAPKPPSLLEQFKTKEGTYDITKMMNTMGQAVQVMNQMSGLVKGLTQTFKL
- a CDS encoding heat-shock protein Hsp20, giving the protein MKKDLSHILDSFFDDQSLKKLLHTLDEYVHRTFSPIYIPIDVRETNEEYVIIAHLPNATRDRVHLQFIDNTRLLLSVIYDEQIETIDDEKKFVQRKRTYERATKSIFLPYPVSESDIQASFQDGKLTIRLPQRKTFIPIE